A window of the Streptomyces luomodiensis genome harbors these coding sequences:
- a CDS encoding non-ribosomal peptide synthetase has translation MSAFWQPIVRAGEPTAPLSAGQRSLWFLDRWAPGTATYNLPWVQRLSGRLDPALVERALRGVVERHEALRTVFSAALGEPRQVVRAEAEVPFTVQDLTEEPDPESRSALLLHDVVRRPFDLERGPLLRGCLLKTGQDRWILAVVFHHIIWDELSTAVFERELAELYTAAEQGRPPALEPLPVQFTDYARWQRERMTGAAYERELKYWEERLADAPESLALPTDRRRPAAQTFRGATATVPLPGDLLDRTREVARHEGATGFMVLLAAFAALVHRHTGQSDLVLGTPVAGRDRLELEGLLGYFVNMLPLRIDTGAEPTFRDLLERVRDGVLEDFDHQDVPFQAVVDRVLAGRPAGHSPLVHVVFGYHDGRGADRLRLGDAIGHPVPTDTGTAKFDLIWSVCDEDAGARLEIEYNTDLFDESTAVRMARRWVKLLDAVLADPEAGIARVDLLTDEDRAVVQPVAAPRVPAGARLHETFERIVAEHPEHIAVSHGEERLTYAELNARANRLARFLRSRGIERGDRVGLSLERGLAQVEAVLAVLKAGAAYVPVNPADPVDRQQLIFGDARVRLVLRDEDVAAAAASRTWPEGNLSLAGSAEDSAYVIFTSGSTGRPKGVEVAHRNVTALFEAAAGRFGFRADDVWTAFHSYAFDFSVWEMWGALLYGGRLVVVPLEIARAPGRFAELLVRERVTIVSQTPSALAQLTSALADIPVPAEDLRWVVLGGEALQPHHVATWFERAKAPAARLCNMYGITETTVHVTAHHIESAGSFEHSVIGRPLPHLSVAVLDPHGAPVPIGVVGEMVVGGAGVAKGYVGNPRLTAHRFAPGPVPGDTSPWYRTGDLARWRGDGTLEYHGRGDDQVKIRGFRIEPGEIRHALLAHPQVHDCAVVAHQDPDAPPHLVAYVVGEAGAAEVRAFLGARLPAHLVPSIVMSLDELPLTSNGKVDRRALPRPRAEAERGTGHTPPETDAERLVAEAWQEVLGVADIGREDNFFSLGGDSIRSVQVAGTLHKRGYELDLEAFFTTPQLAELASRLRRADGCADTGGRTPFELVPAADRDFLPAGLDDAYPMTSMQLAMVYHMEADPGRRPYQNVNSYRMSGDFDEKAFAAALAEAMHRHPVLRTSFDLVSFSEPMQLVHRDAPVPLTVEDLRAVGESEQLTRVTDLALREWAVPFDLTTAPLLRVVVQRLAEDVYQLTLVEHHAILDGWSFTSLFAELLERHAALRDDPASPPPPAPTSLFRDYVALEAAAKASAVSREFWARRMSGVRPTRLGSTAKRGEGRGADTGVVERVLPDALAARVPALAAAGGVGAKSVALAAHVAAISRLARTHEVVTGLTVNGRLEDGAGTEARGVFLNTVPLRVPLDGQTWTSLVREVHQQESEITPHRRTPYSEIARHLADPTLDCSFTFNRFHALGRLPAAQTRIVDPRLGVEPTVRREPNHFALNVAFVQDPTSDRAMLIVDSADSTLTPDQLHQYVADFLAAIQHMADVPDGSVTTWRGGEGPR, from the coding sequence ATGAGCGCTTTCTGGCAGCCCATCGTCCGGGCCGGCGAGCCGACGGCACCGCTGTCGGCCGGTCAGCGGTCCCTGTGGTTCCTCGACCGGTGGGCACCGGGCACGGCCACCTACAACCTGCCCTGGGTCCAGCGGCTGAGCGGGCGCCTCGACCCGGCTCTGGTGGAGCGCGCCCTGCGCGGTGTCGTCGAGCGGCACGAGGCGCTGCGCACGGTGTTCTCCGCGGCGCTCGGGGAGCCGAGGCAGGTGGTCCGCGCGGAGGCCGAGGTGCCGTTCACGGTACAAGACCTCACCGAGGAGCCGGATCCGGAATCCCGGTCGGCGCTGCTGCTGCACGATGTGGTGCGCCGGCCGTTCGACCTGGAGCGAGGGCCGCTCCTGCGCGGCTGCCTGCTCAAGACGGGGCAGGACCGGTGGATCCTGGCGGTGGTCTTCCACCACATCATCTGGGACGAGCTGTCCACGGCCGTCTTCGAGCGGGAGCTGGCCGAGCTGTACACCGCCGCCGAGCAAGGCCGGCCACCGGCCCTGGAGCCCCTTCCGGTGCAGTTCACCGACTACGCCCGCTGGCAGCGGGAGCGGATGACCGGGGCCGCCTACGAGCGCGAACTGAAGTACTGGGAAGAGCGGCTCGCCGACGCGCCGGAGTCGTTGGCCCTGCCCACCGACCGGCGCCGTCCGGCGGCCCAGACCTTCCGCGGTGCCACGGCCACCGTGCCGCTCCCCGGGGACCTGCTGGACCGGACGCGCGAGGTGGCACGGCACGAGGGCGCCACCGGCTTCATGGTGCTGCTGGCCGCGTTCGCCGCCCTCGTGCACCGGCACACCGGCCAGAGCGACCTGGTGCTCGGCACCCCGGTGGCCGGCCGGGACCGGCTGGAACTCGAGGGTCTGCTCGGATACTTCGTCAACATGCTTCCGCTGCGGATCGACACCGGTGCGGAGCCCACCTTCAGAGACCTGCTGGAGCGGGTCCGCGACGGTGTACTGGAGGACTTCGACCACCAGGACGTGCCGTTCCAGGCCGTGGTGGACCGGGTGCTCGCCGGCCGACCGGCCGGCCACTCCCCGTTGGTCCACGTCGTCTTCGGCTACCACGACGGCCGGGGTGCGGACCGGCTGCGCCTCGGTGACGCGATCGGCCACCCGGTGCCCACCGACACCGGCACCGCCAAGTTCGACCTGATCTGGTCCGTCTGTGACGAGGACGCGGGGGCACGGCTCGAGATCGAGTACAACACCGACCTCTTCGACGAGTCGACCGCGGTGCGCATGGCGCGGCGCTGGGTGAAGCTGCTGGACGCGGTGCTGGCCGACCCCGAGGCCGGCATCGCCCGCGTCGACCTGCTCACCGACGAGGACCGCGCGGTGGTCCAGCCGGTGGCCGCGCCCCGGGTGCCGGCCGGCGCCAGACTGCACGAGACCTTCGAACGGATCGTGGCCGAACACCCCGAGCACATCGCCGTCAGCCACGGCGAGGAGCGCCTCACCTACGCGGAGCTGAACGCCCGAGCGAACCGGCTGGCCCGGTTCCTGCGATCGCGTGGCATCGAGCGGGGAGACCGGGTCGGGCTGTCGCTGGAGCGCGGTTTGGCCCAGGTCGAAGCGGTGCTCGCGGTGCTCAAGGCGGGAGCCGCCTACGTACCCGTCAACCCCGCCGACCCGGTCGACCGGCAACAGCTGATCTTCGGTGACGCGCGGGTCCGGCTGGTGCTGCGCGACGAGGACGTGGCCGCCGCGGCGGCATCCCGGACGTGGCCGGAGGGGAACCTGTCCCTCGCGGGCTCGGCCGAGGACTCCGCGTATGTGATCTTCACCTCCGGTTCCACCGGGCGCCCCAAGGGGGTGGAGGTGGCACACCGCAACGTCACCGCCCTCTTCGAGGCGGCGGCCGGGAGATTCGGTTTCCGCGCGGACGACGTGTGGACCGCGTTCCACTCCTACGCCTTCGACTTCTCCGTATGGGAGATGTGGGGGGCCCTGCTGTACGGAGGACGGTTGGTCGTGGTGCCCCTGGAGATCGCGCGGGCACCCGGGCGGTTCGCCGAACTGCTGGTGCGCGAACGGGTCACCATCGTCAGCCAGACCCCGTCCGCGCTGGCCCAGCTGACCTCCGCGCTGGCCGACATCCCCGTTCCGGCCGAGGACCTGCGGTGGGTGGTGCTGGGCGGCGAGGCGTTGCAGCCGCACCACGTCGCCACCTGGTTCGAACGGGCCAAGGCCCCGGCGGCCCGGCTGTGCAACATGTACGGGATCACCGAGACCACTGTGCACGTGACCGCACATCACATCGAGTCCGCGGGCTCCTTCGAACACAGCGTCATCGGCCGCCCGCTGCCGCACCTGTCCGTCGCGGTGCTCGACCCGCACGGTGCGCCGGTGCCGATCGGTGTGGTGGGCGAAATGGTGGTCGGCGGGGCCGGTGTGGCCAAGGGCTACGTGGGCAATCCCCGGCTGACCGCCCACCGGTTCGCTCCCGGACCGGTGCCCGGGGACACCTCACCGTGGTATCGCACCGGCGACCTGGCCCGGTGGCGCGGGGACGGCACCCTGGAGTACCACGGCCGCGGCGACGACCAGGTGAAGATCCGCGGCTTCCGGATCGAGCCGGGCGAGATCCGCCATGCGCTCCTGGCACACCCGCAGGTCCACGACTGCGCGGTGGTCGCGCACCAGGACCCGGACGCCCCGCCCCATCTGGTCGCCTACGTGGTGGGCGAGGCCGGCGCCGCCGAGGTCCGCGCCTTCCTCGGCGCGCGGCTCCCGGCCCACCTGGTGCCGTCCATCGTCATGTCGCTGGACGAACTGCCGCTGACCTCCAACGGCAAGGTGGACCGGCGTGCGCTGCCCCGGCCCCGGGCCGAGGCCGAGCGCGGCACCGGGCACACCCCACCGGAGACCGACGCGGAGCGGCTGGTGGCCGAGGCGTGGCAGGAGGTACTCGGCGTGGCGGACATCGGGAGGGAGGACAACTTCTTCTCCCTCGGCGGCGACTCCATCCGCAGTGTCCAGGTGGCCGGGACGCTCCACAAGCGGGGGTACGAACTGGACCTGGAGGCGTTCTTCACCACCCCACAACTGGCCGAACTGGCGTCCCGGCTGCGACGCGCCGACGGGTGCGCCGACACCGGCGGCCGGACGCCGTTCGAGCTGGTCCCCGCCGCCGACCGCGACTTCCTCCCGGCCGGCCTGGACGACGCCTATCCCATGACCTCCATGCAGCTGGCCATGGTCTACCACATGGAGGCCGACCCTGGGCGCCGCCCCTACCAGAACGTCAACAGCTACCGGATGTCCGGCGACTTCGACGAGAAGGCCTTCGCCGCCGCGCTCGCCGAGGCCATGCACCGGCACCCGGTCCTGCGCACCAGTTTCGACCTGGTCTCCTTCAGCGAACCGATGCAACTGGTCCACCGGGACGCGCCGGTGCCGCTGACGGTGGAGGATCTGCGCGCGGTGGGCGAGTCCGAGCAGCTGACCCGCGTCACGGACCTGGCGCTGCGCGAGTGGGCCGTCCCCTTCGACCTCACCACCGCCCCGCTGCTGCGGGTCGTCGTGCAACGCCTCGCCGAGGACGTCTACCAGCTCACCCTGGTCGAACACCACGCCATCCTGGATGGCTGGAGCTTCACCTCGCTCTTCGCCGAACTGCTGGAGCGGCACGCCGCACTGCGCGACGACCCGGCGTCCCCTCCGCCGCCGGCGCCCACCTCCCTCTTCCGGGACTACGTGGCCCTGGAGGCCGCCGCCAAAGCGTCCGCGGTGTCGCGGGAGTTCTGGGCACGGCGGATGTCCGGGGTCCGCCCGACCCGGTTGGGCAGCACCGCGAAGCGGGGTGAGGGACGCGGTGCCGACACGGGTGTGGTGGAGCGCGTGCTGCCGGACGCGCTGGCCGCCCGCGTCCCGGCGTTGGCCGCGGCCGGCGGGGTCGGCGCGAAGAGCGTCGCGCTGGCCGCCCATGTGGCGGCGATCTCCCGGCTGGCCCGCACCCACGAGGTGGTGACCGGGCTCACCGTCAACGGCAGGCTGGAGGACGGGGCCGGTACCGAGGCCCGCGGTGTCTTCCTGAACACCGTCCCGCTGCGCGTACCGCTCGACGGGCAGACCTGGACCTCCCTGGTGCGCGAGGTGCACCAGCAGGAGAGCGAGATCACACCGCACCGCAGGACGCCGTACAGCGAGATCGCCAGACACCTGGCCGACCCCACCCTGGACTGCAGCTTCACCTTCAACCGGTTCCACGCCCTGGGCCGTCTCCCGGCCGCGCAGACCCGCATCGTGGACCCGCGGCTCGGTGTGGAGCCGACGGTGCGCCGAGAACCCAACCACTTCGCGCTGAACGTGGCGTTCGTTCAGGACCCGACGTCGGACCGGGCCATGCTGATCGTGGACAGCGCGGACAGCACCCTTACACCCGATCAGCTCCACCAGTACGTCGCCGACTTCCTGGCGGCGATCCAGCACATGGCCGACGTACCGGACGGCTCCGTCACCACGTGGCGGGGCGGAGAGGGACCCCGATGA
- a CDS encoding MbtH family protein, with the protein MSEPRPPETYTVVVNDAGQYSVWPAHRAVPGGWRETGFRGDRDSCLDHVENVWEGPRPATPRPA; encoded by the coding sequence ATGAGTGAACCACGACCGCCGGAGACCTACACGGTGGTGGTCAACGACGCCGGCCAGTACTCGGTGTGGCCGGCCCACCGGGCAGTGCCCGGAGGCTGGCGGGAGACCGGCTTCCGGGGCGACCGGGACAGCTGCCTCGACCACGTCGAGAACGTGTGGGAGGGGCCGCGTCCCGCCACGCCGCGTCCCGCCTGA
- a CDS encoding class I SAM-dependent methyltransferase: protein MSRQKGTGPGAFSPEGDPVELYSILRAGRTPQVVDSALPREASVLELGAGTGRVTHPLIALGHRVVAVDHSAEMLARIEGAETVHAEIPDLRLGRTFDAVVLGSCLVNLTDAEVRYEMMATARRHVRPGGSVLIERALPEWFTGVGEPRVWDDLTATLLTVERLTPDLVRALMEYRWQGRRWTHLQIVQFLDDSTIDTYLEAVGLRRKEWLTEDTSWLAACPVS, encoded by the coding sequence ATGTCGCGTCAGAAGGGCACCGGCCCGGGTGCGTTCAGCCCCGAGGGAGACCCGGTCGAGCTGTACTCGATCCTGCGGGCCGGCCGGACGCCCCAGGTGGTGGACAGCGCACTGCCCCGCGAAGCCTCGGTACTGGAACTCGGCGCGGGCACCGGACGTGTCACCCACCCACTGATCGCTCTGGGACACCGGGTGGTCGCGGTCGACCACAGCGCCGAGATGCTGGCCAGGATCGAGGGAGCCGAAACCGTCCACGCCGAGATCCCGGACCTGCGACTCGGACGGACCTTCGACGCCGTGGTGCTCGGCTCCTGCCTGGTCAACTTAACCGACGCGGAAGTGCGCTACGAGATGATGGCCACGGCCAGGCGCCATGTGCGCCCCGGCGGCAGCGTACTGATCGAACGGGCACTGCCCGAGTGGTTCACCGGGGTCGGCGAACCCAGGGTGTGGGACGACCTCACCGCCACCCTGCTCACCGTGGAGCGGCTCACCCCCGATCTGGTGCGCGCGTTGATGGAGTACCGCTGGCAGGGGCGCCGTTGGACGCACCTCCAGATCGTCCAGTTCCTCGACGACAGCACCATCGACACCTACCTGGAGGCGGTCGGGCTGCGTCGCAAGGAATGGCTCACCGAGGACACCTCATGGCTCGCCGCCTGCCCCGTCAGCTGA
- a CDS encoding thioesterase II family protein codes for MHASRTAPRTEGDWFWLPVPRPHAAIRLLCFPHAGGDATAFTSLGRLLPEEIELWGVRMPARGGRARDPYPESFGALVHAVGEAALPHLDRPYAVLGQSIGGLVGYEVARKLSARLAPTACVVIGFAPPHTWRETPGSGGDADVRDLVDFMLRNDARAGAVINHPALREMVRRVLLADMGLVRSYRDPGTGPLDCPLQAILGADDEAVTAGEMEEWKRCSTGGHRLDVLPAGHLVLQSGETAARQVAAIVRDLLLPSLYQ; via the coding sequence GTGCACGCTTCCCGCACGGCCCCCCGGACCGAGGGAGACTGGTTCTGGCTACCGGTGCCCCGCCCGCACGCCGCCATCCGACTGCTCTGTTTCCCCCACGCGGGTGGCGACGCCACCGCCTTCACCTCGCTCGGCCGGCTGCTGCCCGAGGAGATCGAGCTGTGGGGGGTGCGGATGCCCGCGCGGGGCGGGCGCGCCCGCGACCCCTACCCGGAGAGTTTCGGCGCACTGGTCCACGCGGTCGGCGAGGCCGCGCTGCCCCACCTCGACCGGCCTTACGCCGTGCTCGGCCAGAGCATCGGCGGACTGGTCGGCTACGAGGTGGCCAGGAAGCTGAGCGCCCGGCTGGCCCCGACGGCCTGCGTCGTCATCGGATTCGCGCCCCCGCACACCTGGCGGGAGACACCAGGTTCCGGCGGCGACGCCGACGTGCGCGACCTGGTGGACTTCATGCTCCGCAACGACGCGCGGGCCGGCGCGGTGATCAACCATCCGGCCCTGCGGGAGATGGTGCGACGGGTGCTCCTGGCCGACATGGGTCTGGTCCGCAGCTACCGGGACCCGGGCACCGGACCGCTGGACTGTCCCCTCCAGGCCATCCTCGGGGCCGACGACGAGGCGGTCACCGCGGGGGAGATGGAGGAGTGGAAACGCTGCTCCACCGGTGGCCACCGGCTCGATGTGCTGCCGGCCGGGCACCTGGTGCTCCAGTCCGGCGAGACCGCCGCGCGGCAGGTGGCCGCCATCGTCCGGGACCTGCTGCTGCCGTCCCTGTACCAGTGA
- a CDS encoding cytochrome P450 — MNTVTSTTVLPDLTDPAFWAREDSHLILRELRRRAPLWRLESAAEGPLWCVLSYALAGEVLGDAARFSSERGSLLGTGRDRAPAGAGKMMALTDPPRHRELRNLVLPFFTKRKAAELSGRVADLTRQVVHGALEAAETDFVRDISTAVPLTVMCDLLGVPDEDRDHVVRMCDRAFLGDTPAERAEAHQQLLPYLFALGLRRRADPRDDIISSLVTHEVDGRRLPLDEALLNCDNILVGGVQTVRHTSTMAMLALTRHPDAWRAMREDGYDPELGVEELLRWTSVGLHVLRTARTDTELAGQRIRAGDRVVVWTPAANRDEAEFEDPGRLRLDRTPNRHLAFGWGPHYCIGAPLARVELASLFGALAEVAEGVEVLRPPVPNRSLINFGLDSLVVRLHARETAGRPRPV, encoded by the coding sequence ATGAACACCGTGACCAGTACCACCGTCCTGCCCGACCTCACCGACCCCGCGTTCTGGGCGCGCGAGGACAGCCACCTGATCCTCCGTGAGCTGCGCCGACGGGCGCCGTTGTGGCGACTGGAGTCGGCCGCGGAGGGGCCGTTGTGGTGCGTGCTCTCCTACGCGTTGGCCGGCGAGGTCCTGGGCGACGCGGCCCGGTTCAGCTCCGAGCGCGGATCTCTGCTGGGCACCGGCAGGGACCGGGCGCCGGCCGGCGCGGGGAAGATGATGGCGCTCACCGACCCGCCGCGCCACCGGGAGCTGCGGAATCTGGTGCTGCCGTTCTTCACCAAGCGGAAGGCGGCCGAGCTCAGCGGACGCGTGGCCGACCTGACCCGGCAGGTGGTGCACGGCGCGCTGGAAGCGGCGGAGACCGACTTCGTCAGGGACATCAGCACGGCGGTTCCGCTGACCGTCATGTGCGATCTGCTCGGCGTCCCGGACGAGGACCGGGACCATGTGGTGCGGATGTGCGACCGGGCGTTCCTCGGCGACACCCCCGCAGAGCGCGCCGAGGCACACCAGCAACTGCTGCCCTACCTGTTCGCCCTCGGACTGCGTCGCCGGGCCGACCCGCGGGACGACATCATCAGCTCGCTGGTCACCCACGAGGTGGACGGCCGTCGGCTGCCGCTGGACGAGGCTCTGCTCAACTGCGACAACATCCTGGTCGGCGGGGTGCAGACGGTACGTCACACCTCGACCATGGCGATGCTCGCGCTGACCCGGCACCCGGACGCCTGGCGGGCCATGCGCGAGGACGGATACGACCCCGAGCTCGGGGTCGAGGAGCTGCTGCGCTGGACCTCGGTGGGCCTGCACGTGCTGCGCACGGCCCGGACGGACACCGAACTCGCCGGACAGCGCATCCGGGCAGGGGACCGAGTGGTGGTCTGGACACCGGCCGCCAACAGGGACGAGGCGGAGTTCGAGGACCCCGGCCGACTGCGGCTGGACCGCACCCCGAACCGGCATCTGGCCTTCGGCTGGGGACCGCACTACTGCATCGGTGCGCCACTGGCCCGGGTGGAGCTGGCCTCGCTCTTCGGCGCCCTGGCCGAGGTGGCCGAAGGGGTCGAGGTGCTGCGGCCACCGGTGCCCAACCGCTCCCTCATCAACTTCGGACTCGACTCCCTCGTGGTGCGCCTGCACGCGAGGGAAACGGCCGGCCGGCCGCGCCCGGTCTGA
- a CDS encoding MFS transporter: protein MNTERRQLRRVAVASLVGTMVEWYDFYIYGTAAALALGDLFFPSLSPTARTLSAFATFAIGFLARPLGGIVFGHLGDRVGRKHVLIVTLLLMGFSTFAIGLLPTYAAIGIAAPILLTALRFLQGLAVGGEWGGAVLLGVERAPARRRTFYGSFAQVGSPLGLLLAAGVFALVETLSADAVRTWGWRIPFLLSAVLIAIGQFVRARVEEVQVPRQQDKGRLPLGTVLRDHWVAVVLGTGAIIVTLTGFYLSTTFLTSYGTEHLGFSSNELLIGTMLVAVVQIVSLPTAAVLADRRGRQPVILVGTLATAALSVPLFSLASTGSVVLLWLGMILFNLGRSLVYGPLPAFAAALFPADVRFTGISLCYQLAGILGGGLAPLGAVALAGQGGQYLPVALFLAATGLLSAGCVFMIGRRVDHLADPAPQKELVA from the coding sequence GTGAACACCGAACGCCGCCAGTTGCGCCGGGTGGCCGTGGCCTCGCTGGTGGGCACGATGGTCGAGTGGTACGACTTCTACATCTACGGCACGGCGGCCGCGCTGGCCCTGGGTGACCTGTTCTTCCCCTCGCTGAGCCCGACCGCGCGGACGCTGTCCGCGTTCGCCACGTTCGCGATCGGGTTCCTCGCGCGGCCGCTCGGTGGCATCGTCTTCGGCCACCTCGGCGACCGCGTCGGGCGCAAGCACGTCCTGATCGTCACCCTGCTGCTCATGGGCTTCTCGACGTTCGCGATCGGCCTGCTCCCCACCTACGCGGCCATCGGCATCGCCGCGCCGATCCTGCTGACGGCGTTGCGTTTTCTCCAGGGACTCGCCGTCGGCGGCGAATGGGGCGGCGCGGTGCTGCTGGGTGTGGAACGGGCACCCGCCCGCCGCCGCACCTTCTACGGGTCGTTCGCACAGGTCGGCTCTCCTCTGGGCCTCCTGCTGGCCGCGGGCGTGTTCGCGCTGGTCGAGACGCTGTCCGCGGACGCGGTGCGGACATGGGGCTGGCGGATCCCGTTCCTGTTGTCCGCCGTCCTGATCGCGATCGGGCAGTTCGTCCGTGCACGCGTCGAAGAGGTCCAGGTCCCGCGGCAACAGGACAAGGGGCGGCTGCCGCTGGGCACCGTGCTGCGTGATCACTGGGTCGCGGTAGTGCTGGGCACGGGCGCCATCATCGTCACCCTCACCGGGTTCTACCTGTCCACCACGTTCCTCACCAGCTACGGCACCGAGCACCTCGGCTTCAGCTCCAACGAGCTGCTGATCGGGACCATGCTGGTGGCCGTCGTGCAGATCGTGTCCCTGCCGACGGCCGCCGTCCTGGCCGACCGCCGGGGCAGACAGCCGGTGATCCTGGTCGGCACCCTGGCCACGGCGGCGCTGTCCGTTCCGCTGTTCTCGCTGGCGAGCACCGGGAGCGTGGTGCTGCTCTGGCTGGGCATGATCCTGTTCAACCTCGGGCGGTCACTGGTGTACGGCCCGCTGCCCGCGTTCGCCGCGGCGCTGTTCCCCGCCGACGTCCGGTTCACCGGTATCTCCCTGTGCTACCAGCTCGCGGGCATCCTGGGCGGCGGTCTCGCGCCCCTCGGTGCGGTCGCCCTCGCCGGTCAGGGCGGTCAGTACCTCCCGGTGGCCCTGTTCCTCGCGGCGACCGGTCTGCTCAGCGCGGGGTGTGTGTTCATGATCGGCCGGCGCGTGGACCACCTGGCCGACCCGGCCCCCCAGAAGGAGCTCGTCGCATGA
- a CDS encoding HpcH/HpaI aldolase family protein, with translation MTLFSGSRVPVGTWLKMAGPEPVEIVAHAGFDFVVVDLEHAPLTLETAYRLVNSASALGMTPLVRVPDHTPSTLQKVLDAGAAGVLVPKVDTVAQAEAVGRAVRFPPDGDRGAGGTSRAGRWGLRPTAEYVGERVLCVPQLESEQAIEAAPAILALPAVDAVFVGAADLSLSMGTTPDDPVVREMIAWTLRYAAEAGKPCGLAFAAAGPAVRAIAQGCGFVVVSNDTSMLASAAVSLVREIREERG, from the coding sequence ATGACCCTCTTCTCCGGATCGCGGGTGCCGGTCGGCACCTGGTTGAAGATGGCGGGCCCCGAGCCCGTCGAGATCGTGGCCCATGCCGGGTTCGACTTCGTCGTGGTGGATCTCGAACACGCGCCCCTCACCCTGGAGACGGCGTACCGGCTGGTGAACAGCGCGTCCGCACTGGGCATGACGCCGCTCGTGCGGGTACCGGACCACACGCCGTCGACGCTCCAGAAGGTGCTGGACGCGGGCGCCGCCGGGGTGCTCGTACCCAAGGTGGACACGGTCGCCCAGGCCGAGGCGGTGGGCCGCGCGGTGCGGTTCCCGCCCGACGGCGACCGTGGCGCCGGCGGGACCAGCCGCGCCGGGCGCTGGGGCCTGCGGCCCACCGCCGAGTACGTCGGTGAGCGTGTCCTGTGCGTCCCGCAGCTGGAGAGCGAACAGGCCATCGAGGCGGCACCCGCCATCCTGGCGCTGCCCGCGGTGGACGCGGTCTTCGTCGGCGCGGCGGACCTGTCGCTGTCGATGGGCACCACACCCGATGACCCCGTGGTGCGGGAGATGATCGCGTGGACGTTGCGGTACGCCGCGGAGGCGGGGAAGCCGTGTGGTCTGGCGTTCGCCGCCGCCGGGCCCGCGGTGCGGGCCATCGCCCAGGGGTGCGGATTCGTCGTGGTGTCCAACGACACGTCGATGCTCGCCTCGGCGGCGGTGTCCCTCGTGCGCGAGATCCGGGAGGAGAGAGGGTGA
- a CDS encoding DUF6282 family protein, protein MTTTSDPVARILRGSVDLHCHSGPSPFPRRFDHVEAAIDAQERLGMRAMVVKSHHHNTVMDVLAMAPRLRDLNIEVYGGIALNSFVGGLNPHAVRMSLRMGGKVVWFPTMSSGRHIECHREGDGFPTETVPLTCERIDIQDSSGELRPEVDEILDVVAETGALLSGGHMYPDSIRQLFEAAKAKGIRRLIVNHPNFVIGAEPEQCREFVALGAFIEHEVGMYDPEGHMHWDPRSLLEWIERIGPEHTVISSDLGQAANPKPVDAYLRVCGALLDLGLPETDLRRMTCDNPAYLLGLDD, encoded by the coding sequence ATGACCACGACATCCGACCCGGTGGCCAGGATTCTGCGAGGCAGCGTCGACCTGCACTGCCACTCCGGGCCCAGTCCGTTCCCCCGCCGCTTCGACCATGTCGAGGCGGCGATCGACGCCCAGGAACGGCTCGGCATGCGCGCCATGGTGGTCAAGTCCCACCACCACAACACCGTCATGGACGTGCTCGCCATGGCACCCCGGCTGCGTGACCTGAACATCGAGGTCTACGGCGGAATCGCGCTCAACAGCTTCGTCGGGGGGCTCAACCCGCACGCGGTGCGCATGTCCCTGCGCATGGGCGGCAAGGTGGTGTGGTTCCCCACCATGTCCTCGGGCCGGCACATCGAATGCCACCGCGAAGGCGACGGCTTCCCCACCGAAACCGTTCCGCTGACCTGCGAACGCATCGACATCCAGGACTCCTCGGGCGAACTCAGGCCCGAGGTGGACGAGATCCTGGACGTGGTCGCCGAGACCGGGGCGCTGCTCTCCGGCGGGCACATGTATCCCGACAGCATCCGGCAGCTGTTCGAAGCGGCCAAGGCCAAGGGCATCCGGCGGCTGATCGTCAACCACCCCAATTTCGTGATCGGCGCCGAGCCCGAGCAGTGCCGGGAGTTCGTCGCGCTGGGTGCGTTCATCGAGCACGAGGTCGGCATGTACGACCCCGAGGGACATATGCACTGGGATCCGCGGTCGCTGCTCGAGTGGATCGAGCGGATCGGCCCGGAGCACACCGTGATCTCCTCCGACCTCGGCCAGGCCGCCAACCCCAAACCGGTGGACGCGTATCTGCGGGTGTGCGGCGCCCTCCTCGACCTGGGCCTGCCCGAGACGGATCTGCGCCGGATGACCTGCGACAACCCGGCTTATCTGCTCGGGCTCGACGACTGA